The Geothrix oryzae DNA window GTCTAGGGGAGCGGCCTTGCTCATGGATATCCCGGAGGCCAGAGGGTGATGGTTTGGGCTCGCGGCTCCCGGAGGCGGTCGGAGGAGTCACCGCGATGGGGGACCCCTCCGGACCGGATCCAGGGCTAGAAATTCACCTGCAGGCGGAGACTGGTGAAGGCGAAGTCATCGTTCACGATGCCGCCGTAGACCCCCTTGGGCTTGGCGTTCTCGTTGTTGTCCACCTTCGTGTAATCCATCATCCAGCGGATGTTCTTGTTCATGTAGTAGGTCAGGCCGAGGCTCATGTTCTTCGCCACGCCGCCCTTCACCGCATCCAGGGCCGTCAGATCGTCCTGGTCCATCTTGCTGTAGCGCGCCACCACTTCCCAGGCGCCGTTCTTGGAAGGCACCACCTTGCCGAAGAGGCCGTCGCTGACCTCGTAGGTGCGCTGGCCGCCGAAGACCCACGACACCTGGCCGTAGTAGGTGGCGAAGCTGTGATCCACCACGCTGGCCAGGGCGGCGGCGCCAGTGCCGACCGCGGCGCGGCGGTAGACCTTGGTCTGCTGGTACTCGCCCTGCCAGGAGAACGGACCCCAGACGCCCGCCAGCTCGGCGCCGTACTGCTTCCAGTTGTCCACATTCGAGATCTTCGCGTTCAGGAACTTCGCCTTGCTGATCTTCCCCGCCTCGGGTCGGCCGGAGAGATCCACCACATACTGCAGGCTCGCCAGGGGGGTGAGCGCCGTGGTGCTGTAGTCGGCGTTGGGCTTGCGGTAGGTGGTGGCCACGCCTAAGTGCACGGCCTTGGTTTCCGAGACGAGCACGGGCGCGACGGTGAATCGGCCCGCGTAGCCCCAGCCCTGGTCCGAGCCGTTGGCGTCGAGGGAACCCGCGTTGTTCGTGTCGTCAATGGCCTGGCCGAAGAAGTTCAGCTTGGTCTGCCAGCGCTCGCCCCAGGTCTGGTAGGCGATGCCCACATGCCGGTCGGGCGTCCAGACATCGCTGTACGAGCGCTCTGTGAACCAGATCGCGTTCGAGGAACTGAGTGTGTCAAAGCCGAAGGGGGCCTTGAACTGGCCCACCTGGATCAGCGTGTTCTTGAAGCCCTGGTAGCCCACCCACATGTCCTTGATAGAGGCGGTGCTGTCGGCGAAATCGTAGTCACCCTCGCCCAGCCAGTTCTTCCCGAAGGTGGCCTTGAAGCTGATGCGGGCGCGGCGCAGTTGGGTGCCGTTCGCCAGGCGGTTTTCGTTGCCGTTGAAGAAGACGGAATCCAGGTGGAAGCGGCCGCCGAACTTCACGGTGAATCCGCTGTCCTTGGCGTCGTCCTTCCTGGTCTCGAGCTTCGTCAACTTTTCGATCTTCTTCTCGAGATCGGACAGGCGCTGGTCCGTGTCCGCCGAGGTCTGGGCGAAGAGCGGGCCGGCCATCAGGGCCAGGGCCAGGGGGGAGATGAGAGCTTTCATGGGTTCGCTCCTAGGTGAGCTTGAACGCAGGTCACGCGGGCCTGCCGGTGGGGGAGTAGATGTGTCGCCCCTGGCGTGGACCCGGGGCCGTTTCTTCAACAGCAAGCCCCGAGCCATTCTCTACCAGAAGGTTAATTTCTTTGATTGCCTTTAGATAGGACATCGACATCCGTACTGCGGCAATGGCTTTGCGCGGAATCTCGCACACCCCATGCGGGGTTCCGCTCGCGGAAAGGGCGGGGGCCCCTGGGTCGGCATCAGCGCGGCGAAGGGCGCCCAGCCTCCACCCAGGCCGCCAGCAGGAGGTCGCCGGTGCGTTCGGCGGATCGCCGGAGCTGCCGCTCAGCCACCGCCTTCTGCTCGTGCCATGGGCCTTCCTCCGCCGAAGGGGACCTTCGGAAGCCTTGTCGGAGGGGTGCCGAGTCCGCCGCCAGCAGGGCTGGCACGAGGGCATGACTCTCGACCACCCAGCTGGACACAGCGCGGGGAAGATCCGCGGGCACCGCGGCCAGGCGGAGATCGGGGAGGCTCTCGACGCCCTGGCGCAATAGATCGATCTCCCAGCGCCGGTGCACGCCCTTCTGCCCGGTCAGCTTGCCGTTCCGGTTCCGGGTGGTGTGGAGGGGCACCTGGGCATCGGCGACATAATGGCAAAGCCATCCGCTGGCCGTCACCACCGCCTCGGGCCGCCTCGACTGGAAGGCTTCCACGAGGAGGGCGTACCGCTCGGCGATCACCCAGGGGAGCTGACCGCTCTGCTCGAAGGCCCAGGCACTCACCTGGCTGCGGGCTTTCGCGGCGGTCAGCGGCACCTGGGCGGCGCCCCCATAGGTTTCACTGTAGATCCGGTGGCGGCCGACTTCAGCGGGATCCTGGTCCTTCCATAGGTCTGGCTCCAATGCGGCCAGGAGAAACTCCGGCTCCCGCCCGGCATACCAGCTCTGGAGGCCAGGCGGCAGGGTGGAGAGAGAGGCCTCCGCGGCCAACCGGTGGCCTTCCGGTCCCCAGGGCAGCAGAGGCAGGCCCGTGGCCAGCAGAAGGGCTGTGACCGACGGCCTCACGGCTTGGCTTCCTGGTCGGACGCCGGACCCGGGGGCAGGGGCCGCTGGCGACATTCCTCCAGGCCCGGCGTTCCGCCGCCGGGCTTGACCCGGAGCACCCAGAAGCGATCGAACCCCGCAACTTCCGGAAAGGCGTCCGGGTGCCCCAGGGCGCCCACCAGATCCGCGAGGGTGTCCGAGTGGCCGCAGACCACCACGACCTGACCCGCATGCTGGATGAGAAGGTGTCGACCGAGCGCGCCCTCGCTTCCCCGTTCGTAGACTCGGATCGGAAGACCGAGCTGCTGCGACAGGGGCGTCAATGTCTGCTGGGTGCGGATCAGGTTCGAGGCGAACAGCGCCGTCGGATGGTAGGCCGCCAGATCGCAGGGAAGTGCGTCCGCTCGGCGACGGCCCTGGGCTGACAGCAGGGCGGTATCGCCCCGGTGGGCCTTCTCCGCGTGCCGGAGGAACACGACCACCGTGTCTTGGGCCCCAAGGGCGAGGCTCAGGATCAAGGAGAGCAGCAGGGACCGGAGCATGGGGGCCTCCTACTGGAAGGGGGGAGCGATAAACTCGCTCCCCCCGGGGATCAGCCTGGCTGGAGGACCCGGCTAACCTTCGTACATGCCGCAGCAGATGACCATGCCGCCCTGGAAAGCGACCAAGGTCCGTTTCACCTGGGTCTGCATGTTGGCGGGATTGATCTTCGTCTCCTCGACCCAGCCGCCACCCTTCTTGCGGGCGAGGCCGATCCGCTCCTGGATGTAGAGCTTTCCGGATTTGTCCTTGGCGGCGAACTGGTTGCCGCCCACTTCCTGGGTCTTCTTGCCGTGGCCGATGACCTTGCCGTCGAGATCGTAGACCGTGAGGTAGAGCCGCTTGGTCTTCTGGACATTGAACCGCCCGATGGGGCGCGAGACCTCGTTCAGGAAGGCATCACGGGAATTCGCCTTGACGAAGCTGACGGCCTCCTTCACGAAGGCCTCGACCTCCCGGGTGTCCTGGGCCACCAGGACGGGACTGACCAGGGCGATGGGCATGAGCCAATGGGTGACTGACATGGGCACTCCTGATGACGCGGCGATCACTCGCCCAGGTTCTTGGCGCCGGCCCAGCGGTACAGGCGGGGGTTGCCCTTCTCGTCCAGGGCCCGCTTGTCGGCCTCGGTGACCACGGACCGCTCGTAGTCGAGGGCCGCATCCCCGATGAGCCGGATAGCCTCGGCGCGCCCCTTGAATCCGGGGGAACTCAGGATCAGGTTGCCCTTCTTGTCCCGCCCCTTGTACGAGGTGAACCAGGTCTTCAGGATCGTGGTCGCCCCGGGGAACTTCGCGTCCAGTTCGTCCACACTCTTGCAGCTGGCGAAGGGGCTGCCTTCCAGGACGAGAATGACCTTGTCGTCAATCTCGCCGCCATCCACGAGGCTGAGGATCCCGATGGGCCGGGTCTTCACCACGGATCCGGTGGGAATCGCGGAGCCAAGCACCAGGACATCCACGGGATCGCCATCGCCGCCCTTTTCCTTGGAGAGGATGGTGCGGGGGATGTTGCCGTAGTTGCAGGGATAGCCCAAATACTGGACGAACCGGGGCGCGCCGTTCTTCTGCTCCAGCTCGATGAGGCCGGTCTTGATGCTGACTTCGTACTTGGCTGTGCTGCCCGCGGGGATCTCGATCACGGCGTTGACCGTACCATCCACATTGTGGGTGTCATAGCCCGTGAAGAAGTTCTTCTCCCCCTTGAGCACGGAAACCTGCGGGGTTACCCCGGGCCCAGGTTCGGCGCCGGATAGAGGAAGGGCGCTCAGTCCCCAGGTCGCGGAAAGGGCCAGGCTCAGTCCGAACAGGGTGGCAACGGTCTTTTCTAGCGGTGTCTTTCTCATCTCTGCTCAACTCCTTGGAATGGTTGGAAGGCGCGGTCCAGACATGCCTCAGGACGGATCGTCGTTGTTGGCCGCCTTGGGCTTCTTGGCCTTCTTCCCCTTCACGGGCTCGGCCTTGGGAGCGCGAGCCTGAGCCTTCGGTGCGGCGACGGCGGGCTTGGCTTCGGCCTCTTCGACCTTGGCCGCGGGCTTGGCGGCCTTGGGGGTCGCCGGTGCCGCGGGCATCACGATGAGGTGCGGCCGGCTCTTCTTGGCCGCATCGTCATAGGCCACATCAGGTCGCTTCAGACTCTCTTCCCGGATATCCTCGGGCGCGTATTCGA harbors:
- a CDS encoding inorganic diphosphatase, with translation MLKGEKNFFTGYDTHNVDGTVNAVIEIPAGSTAKYEVSIKTGLIELEQKNGAPRFVQYLGYPCNYGNIPRTILSKEKGGDGDPVDVLVLGSAIPTGSVVKTRPIGILSLVDGGEIDDKVILVLEGSPFASCKSVDELDAKFPGATTILKTWFTSYKGRDKKGNLILSSPGFKGRAEAIRLIGDAALDYERSVVTEADKRALDEKGNPRLYRWAGAKNLGE
- a CDS encoding OprO/OprP family phosphate-selective porin, producing MKALISPLALALMAGPLFAQTSADTDQRLSDLEKKIEKLTKLETRKDDAKDSGFTVKFGGRFHLDSVFFNGNENRLANGTQLRRARISFKATFGKNWLGEGDYDFADSTASIKDMWVGYQGFKNTLIQVGQFKAPFGFDTLSSSNAIWFTERSYSDVWTPDRHVGIAYQTWGERWQTKLNFFGQAIDDTNNAGSLDANGSDQGWGYAGRFTVAPVLVSETKAVHLGVATTYRKPNADYSTTALTPLASLQYVVDLSGRPEAGKISKAKFLNAKISNVDNWKQYGAELAGVWGPFSWQGEYQQTKVYRRAAVGTGAAALASVVDHSFATYYGQVSWVFGGQRTYEVSDGLFGKVVPSKNGAWEVVARYSKMDQDDLTALDAVKGGVAKNMSLGLTYYMNKNIRWMMDYTKVDNNENAKPKGVYGGIVNDDFAFTSLRLQVNF
- a CDS encoding cache domain-containing protein; translation: MSVTHWLMPIALVSPVLVAQDTREVEAFVKEAVSFVKANSRDAFLNEVSRPIGRFNVQKTKRLYLTVYDLDGKVIGHGKKTQEVGGNQFAAKDKSGKLYIQERIGLARKKGGGWVEETKINPANMQTQVKRTLVAFQGGMVICCGMYEG
- a CDS encoding SixA phosphatase family protein encodes the protein MLRSLLLSLILSLALGAQDTVVVFLRHAEKAHRGDTALLSAQGRRRADALPCDLAAYHPTALFASNLIRTQQTLTPLSQQLGLPIRVYERGSEGALGRHLLIQHAGQVVVVCGHSDTLADLVGALGHPDAFPEVAGFDRFWVLRVKPGGGTPGLEECRQRPLPPGPASDQEAKP